GGATCCCGGCAGCAAAGGCACCCAGCAGCATGTCCAGGCCCAGGGTCATGCTCAGCACCACCAGGACGGTGAGGATGAACATGATGGAGCGCACCGCGAATTGGCTGCTGGTGTGAAGGGTCCTGGTGACGTGCGCGTGCAGGAATTTGTGGCGGGAACGGGAGGCGAGGAAGACTGCAAGGCCGGTCAGGACAATAAAGCCCAGGAGTACTGCCGTGGCCGGACCCAACTGCTTGCCGCTGAAGAACAAGGAGATGGCCACGAGGGGACCGAATTCCCCCACGGCACCAAGGGCAGTCACCGCGATGCCCAAGGGAGTCCGGGACTCGCCCGCGTCGCGGAGGATGGGCAGCAGCGTGCCCAGCGCCGTGGAGCAGAGCGCGACGCCGATGATGACTGCCGCCTCCAAACCGGGTCCGAGGATGAGGCCCGCGCCGATTCCGGCCGTCAGGGAGATGACCCAGCCGATGCCTGCCCGTGCGGCAGGCCGGCCGCGGATGAGGCTGAAGTCGATCTCCGTGCCGGCCACGAAAAACAGCATGGCCAGTCCGAAATCCGCCAAGGTGTCAGTGAATTCCACCGATTGGACCCATCCCAGGACGGCCGGGCCCAGCAGCATGCCCAACAGAATCTCGAAGACCACCAGGGGGACTTTGATGACACGGTCCAACGCCCGGAC
The Paenarthrobacter ureafaciens genome window above contains:
- a CDS encoding cation:proton antiporter, whose amino-acid sequence is MSLLVIASLAVLAPLLVRALDRVIKVPLVVFEILLGMLLGPAVLGWVQSVEFTDTLADFGLAMLFFVAGTEIDFSLIRGRPAARAGIGWVISLTAGIGAGLILGPGLEAAVIIGVALCSTALGTLLPILRDAGESRTPLGIAVTALGAVGEFGPLVAISLFFSGKQLGPATAVLLGFIVLTGLAVFLASRSRHKFLHAHVTRTLHTSSQFAVRSIMFILTVLVVLSMTLGLDMLLGAFAAGILWKVVIARAPEQDRSVIEAKVDAIAFGFLVPIFFIDTGIDFDLGALTADPMTLALVPVFLILLLVVRGLPSMLAAPRHSTFAGKRAVALFGATGLPIIVAVTGIGQDTHLISNGIASALVGAGMLSVLLFPMLALRQRTPGAPVSAPRSRKHWGERR